In the Theobroma cacao cultivar B97-61/B2 chromosome 1, Criollo_cocoa_genome_V2, whole genome shotgun sequence genome, one interval contains:
- the LOC18614266 gene encoding BEACH domain-containing protein C2 isoform X1 yields the protein MEEEEEKKFGETSVRGSDTPEVASVVEDRIGRSYQQNVNVTDGEEAIVRNDNAVPQGAHSASLIGDEDQFEPVSLENQDKAAGESHGGHVDSNRSSNSDYERGSSGGVEEYSEHLTRTYGKEYDSSSMPEPWHDRSTSSPGPERQTDYTIKQSSSATSLDSAFYADSVYSPLGSPIIPKAKAAMPNVSPELLHLVDSAIMGKPESLDKLKNIVSGAETFGSGEDMESIPFLVVDSLIATMGGVESFEEDEDNNPPSVMLNSRAAIVAGELIPWLPWEGDSDILMSARTRMVRGLLAILRACTRNRAMCSMAGLLGVLLRSAENIFAQDVGSTEQMKWDGTPLCYCIQHLAGHSLSVIDLHKWFQVITGTLTTAWSPRLMLAFEKAVSGRELKGPACTFEFDGESSGLLGPGESRWPFSNGYAFATWIYIESFADTLNAATAAAAIAVAAAAKSGKSSAMSAAAAASALAGEGTAHMPRLFSFLSADNQGIEAYFHAQFLVVESGSGKGKKASLHFTHAFKPQCWYFIGLEHVCRQGLIGKAESELRLYIDGSLYESRPFEFPRISKPLAFCCIGTNPPPTMAGLQRRRRQCPLFAEMGPVYIFKEPIGPERMARMASRGGDVLPSFGNGAGLPWLATNDYVQRMAEESSLLDAEIGGCIHLLYHPCLLSGRFCPDASPSGAAGMLRRPAEVLGQVHVATRMRPVEALWALAYGGPMSLLPLAVSNVRKDSLEPEQGSLPLSLATATLAAPIFRIISFAIHHPGNNEELCRTRGPEILSRILNYLLQTLSSFGPGKHNGVGDEELVAAVVSLCQSQKHDHALKVQLFSTLLLDLKIWSLCSYGLQKKLLSSVADMVFTESSVMRDANAMQMLLDGCRRCYWTIREKDSLDTFSLNDDIRPMGEVNALVDELLVVIELLIGAAPPSLAADDVRRLLGFMVDCPQPNQVCRVLHLMYRLVVQPNTARAQTFAEAFMGSGGIETLLVLLQQEAKAGDHHIPETSSKPDESLSVRRSEPELDSGGRDSEGIQDGGSPKERDQILQKKNFESQPLDSSSGLVDISPIVKMERMSSVSENSFMKNLGGISLSISADNARNNVYNVDKSDGIVVGIIGLLGALVACGHLKFGSHVSSEMTSSLFGGALNDAGGSMFEDKVSLLLFALQKAFQAAPNRLMTSNVYTALLGASINASSTEDGLNFYDSGHRFEHLQLLLVLLRSLPCASRAFQSRALQDLLILACSHPENRSSLTKMEEWPEWILEVLISNHELDARKQSNSASLWDLEDLVHNFLVIMLEHSMRQKDGWKDIEATIHCAEWLSIVGGSSTGDQRVRREESLPIFKRRLLGGLLDFAARELQAQTQVIAAAAAGVAAEGLSPKDAKVEAENAAQLSVFLVENAIVILMLVEDHLRLQSKLSCASHKAEGKASPLSLASPPNTHSNSTASIGRESFEAVDDSGSGNSGGLALDVLASMADANGQISATVMERLTAAAAAEPYDSVSSAFVSYGSCAMDIAEGWKYRSRLWYGVGLPSKSACIGGGGSGWESWNAALQKDANGNWIELPLVKKSVSMLQALLLDDSGLGGGLGIGGGSGTGMGGMAALYQLLDSDQPFLCMLRMVLLSMREEDNGEDSMLMRNVGIDDGMSEGLYRQGGNIISLDNSARMAVRKPRSALLWSVLSPILNMPISDSKRQRVLVASCVLYSEVWHAVGRDRKPLRKQYLEAIVPPFVAVLRRWRPLLAGIHELATADGLNPLTVDDRALAADALPLEAALAMISPAWAAAFASPPAAMALAMIAAGASGAETPAPPTTTQLKRDSSMLERKTTKFQTFSSFQKPLEVPNKSPSLPKDKAAAKAAALAAARDLERSAKIGSGRGLSAVAMATSAQRRNASDMERVKRWNASEAMGVAWMECLQPVDTKSVYGKDFNALSYKFIAVLVASFALARNIQRSEIDRRTQVDLVARHRLFTGIRAWRKLIHCLIEMKCLFGPSGDQISSQERIFWKLDFMESSSRMRPCLRRNYIGTDHFGAAANFEDQSEVKNNQEDVISSSNAPILAAEAISTELMNEDDEQAEIDHVDNRSYENDQSGEDQPRLSDISEQPLQKSVESIDSKLASEQDLVQSSSAVAPGYVPSELDERIVFELPSSMVRPLKVIRGTFQVTTKKINFIVDNTESNITMDGSEGNSEVRNDEKDRSWLMASLHQMYSRRYLLRRSALELFMVDRSTFFFDFGSSEGRRNAYRAIVQARPPHLNNIYLATQRPEQLLKRTQLMERWARWEISNFEYLMQLNTLAGRSYNDITQYPVFPWILSDNSSKSLDLSDPSAYRDLSKPVGALNPDRLKKFQERYASFDDPVIPKFHYGSHYSSAGTVLYYLVRVEPFTTLSIQLQGGKFDHADRMFSDVAATWNGVLEDMSDVKELVPELFYLPEMLTNENSIDFGTTQLGGKLGSVKLPPWAQNPVDFIHKHRMALESEHVSAHLHEWIDLIFGYKQRGKEAILANNMFFYITYEGTVDIDKISDPVQQRATQDQIAYFGQTPSQLLTVPHMKKMPLSEVLHLQTIFRNPREIKPYAVPGPERCNLPAAAIHASSDAIIIVDTNAPAAHIAQHKWQPNTPDGQGTPFLFQHGKSITSSAGGALIRMFKGPAGPGTDEWQFPQALAFASSGIRSSSIVSITSDKEIITGGHADNSIKLLSSDGAKTLETAFGHCAPVTCLALSSDSNYLVTGSRDTTVLLWRIHRAFTSRSSSTSEPTAGTGTPTSTSSGTLANILADKSRKRRIEGPIHVLRGHHREILCCCVSSDLGIVVSCGHSSDVLLHSTRRGRLMRQFVGVEADAVCLSSEGIVLTWNQFQHTLSTFTLNGVLIARAELPSLGGVSCMEISVDGESALIGMNSSLGNNGVCNSNQDLSFKKPVIDNLDLESEETNESNRLDIPSPSICFLNLHTLKVFHVLKLGERQDITALALNKDNTNLLVSTADKQLIIFTDPALSLKVVDQMLKLGWEGEGLSPLIKS from the exons atggaagaagaagaagaaaagaagtttGGTGAAACTTCTGTAAGGGGTTCGGATACTCCTGAAGTAGCTTCTGTTGTGGAGGATAGGATAGGAAGATCTTATCAGCAGAATGTTAATGTTACAGATGGTGAGGAAGCTATTGTACGAAATGATAATGCAGTTCCACAAGGGGCTCATTCTGCATCTCTGATTGGGGATGAGGACCAATTTGAGCCTGTATCTTTAGAAAATCAAGATAAAGCTGCCGGGGAGTCTCATGGTGGTCATGTGGATTCGAATCGATCCTCAAATTCAGACTATGAGAGAGGCTCATCTGGCGGGGTTGAGGAATACTCTGAACATCTAACAAGGACATATGGGAAGGAGTATGATTCTTCCTCAATGCCTGAACCATGGCATGATCGTTCTACTTCAAGCCCTGGACCTGAAAGACAAACAGATTATACCATTAAGCAGTCAAGCTCGGCAACTAGTCTTGATTCTGCCTTTTATGCAGATTCTGTATACTCTCCCCTTGGTTCACCAATAATTCCTAAGGCAAAAGCTGCTATGCCAAATGTGTCTCCTGAGTTATTGCATTTAGTAGATTCTGCCATTATGGGGAAGCCTGAAAGCTTGGACAAGCTGAAGAATATTGTAAGTGGGGCTGAGACTTTTGGAAGCGGGGAGGATATGGAGAGTATTCCTTTCTTGGTTGTTGATTCACTTATTGCCACAATGGGTGGAGTTGAAAGTTTTGAAGAGGATGAGGACAACAATCCTCCTAGTGTGATGCTAAACTCTCGGGCTGCAATCGTGGCAGGCGAGCTTATTCCTTGGCTTCCCTGGGAAGGAGATAGTGACATTCTCATGTCTGCCAGGACACGGATGGTTAGAGGCTTGCTTGCTATATTACGAGCCTGTACGAGAAACAGGGCAATGTGCTCTATGGCTGGTTTACTAGGAGTTCTTTTAAGGTCAGCTGAGAATATTTTTGCTCAGGATGTTGGCTCAACGGAGCAGATGAAATGGGATGGAACTCCCTTATGCTATTGCATCCAACATTTGGCAGGGCATTCACTTAGTGTCATTGATTTACATAAATGGTTTCAGGTCATTACAGGAACACTTACTACTGCTTGGTCGCCACGCTTAATGCTTGCATTTGAGAAGGCAGTGAGTGGGAGAGAGTTGAAGGGACCAGCTTGCACTTTTGAATTTGATGGTGAAAGCTCTGGTTTGCTTGGTCCTGGGGAAAGTCGTTGGCCATTTAGCAATGGATATGCCTTTGCAACGTGGATCTACATTGAATCATTTGCAGATACATTAAATGCAGCAACTGCTGCCGCTGCAATTGCTGTTGCCGCAGCAGCCAAGTCAGGAAAATCATCAGCCATgtctgctgctgctgctgcaaGTGCACTTGCTGGTGAAGGCACTGCGCACATGCCTCGTTTATTTAGTTTCTTATCTGCTGATAATCAGGGGATAGAGGCTTATTTTCATGCACAGTTTTTAGTGGTTGAAAGTGGgagtggaaaaggaaagaaggcTTCTTTACATTTTACTCATGCATTCAAGCCTCAATGCTGGTATTTTATTGGTTTGGAGCATGTATGCAGGCAGGGACTTATTGGGAAAGCAGAGAGTGAATTGAGATTATATATTGATGGATCATTGTATGAAAGTCGTCCTTTTGAGTTTCCTCGCATCTCCAAGCCGCTTGCATTTTGTTGCATTGGGACAAACCCCCCTCCTACAATGGCTGGGTTACAACGCCGTCGTCGTCAGTGCCCTTTATTCGCTGAAATGGGCCcagtatatatatttaaggAACCAATTGGGCCAGAAAGAATGGCACGTATGGCTTCTAGGGGAGGAGATGTGCTGCCTTCTTTTGGTAATGGTGCAGGACTTCCTTGGCTAGCCACTAACGATTATGTGCAAAGAATGGCAGAGGAAAGTTCTCTATTGGATGCAGAAATTGGAGGTTGCATTCACCTACTCTACCACCCCTGCCTGCTTAGTGGGCGATTCTGCCCAGATGCTTCTCCATCTGGTGCTGCAG GTATGCTGCGCAGACCTGCTGAGGTTCTTGGGCAAGTCCATGTTGCAACACGGATGAGACCTGTGGAGGCTCTCTGGGCTTTAGCTTATGGAGGTCCGATGTCTTTACTTCCTCTGGCAGTCAGCAATGTGCGTAAAGATAGCCTGGAACCTGAACAGGGTAGTCTTCCGTTGTCTTTGGCTACAGCTACTCTTGCTGCGCCAATATTCAGAATTATTTCATTTGCTATCCATCACCCTGGGAACAATGAAGAGCTATGTCGTACGAGGGGACCTGAGATTCTGTCAAGAATCTTAAACTATCTTTTACAAACTTTGTCTTCTTTTGGTCCTGGAAAGCATAATGGCGTGGGAGATGAGGAGCTTGTTGCAGCTGTTGTTTCCTTATGTCAATCTCAGAAGCATGATCATGCACTTAAAGTTCAGCTTTTCAGTACACTACTTTTGGATCTTAAAATTTGGAGTTTGTGCAGCTATGGGCTCCAAAAGAAACTCCTATCATCTGTTGCAGATATGGTCTTCACAGAGTCATCAGTCATGCGAGATGCCAATGCTATGCAGATGCTTCTTGATGGCTGCAGAAGGTGCTATTGGACAATTCGTGAAAAGGACTCCCTTGATACTTTTTCCCTAAATGATGATATTCGCCCAATGGGTGAAGTGAATGCTTTGGTTGATGAGCTCTTAGTTGTCATTGAACTTCTAATAGGAGCAGCACCACCTTCATTGGCTGCAGATGATGTCCGTCGTTTACTTGGATTCATGGTTGATTGCCCACAACCTAACCAG GTTTGCAGGGTGTTACATTTGATGTACAGGCTAGTGGTTCAACCAAATACGGCCCGAGCTCAAACATTTGCAGAGGCATTCATGGGTTCTGGTGGGATAGAAACACTTCTTGTCCTCCTGCAACAAGAAGCTAAAGCCGGAGATCACCACATTCCTGAAACTAGCTCTAAGCCTGATGAAAGCTTGTCTGTTCGAAGATCTGAACCAGAACTAGATAGTGGTGGTAGGGATTCAGAAGGAATTCAGGATGGAGGATCTCCAAAGGAGAGGGATCAAattttgcaaaagaaaaattttgaatctcAACCTCTTGATAGTAGTAGTGGCCTTGTGGACATTTCTCCTATAGTGAAAATGGAAAGGATGTCTTCTGTTTCTGAAAATTCTTTTATGAAGAATTTGGGTGGAATAAGTCTTTCCATTAGTGCTGACAATGCAAGGAATAATGTTTATAATGTTGACAAAAGTGATGGAATTGTTGTTGGGATCATTGGGCTTTTAGGTGCTTTAGTAGCATGTGGGCATCTGAAATTTGGTTCGCATGTGTCCTCGGAGATGACAAGCAGCCTTTTTGGTGGTGCACTAAATGATGCAGGTGGCAGTATGTTTGAAGATAAAGTTTCTCTTCTGCTTTTTGCTTTGCAGAAGGCTTTCCAGGCTGCTCCTAATAGGCTTATGACGAGCAATGTCTACACAGCTTTATTGGGGGCCTCG ATCAATGCTTCTTCAACAGAGGATGGGTTGAATTTTTATGATTCTGGTCATCGTTTTGAACATTTACAACTTTTGTTGGTTTTGTTGCGTTCACTACCATGTGCATCTAGAGCTTTCCAAAGCCGGGCACTACAG GATCTTCTGATTTTGGCTTGCAGTCATCCAGAAAATAGAAGCAGTCTAACAAAAATGGAGGAATGGCCTGAGTGGATATTGGAGGTTCTTATCTCTAACCATGAG TTGGATGCAAGAAAACAGTCTAATTCTGCAAGCTTATGGGACCTAGAGGACCTCGTACACAATTTCCTGGTAATTATGTTGGAGCATTCAATGCGCCAAAAGGATGGATGGAAG GATATTGAAGCTACAATTCATTGTGCAGAATGGCTCTCTATCGTTGGTGGATCTAGCACTGGGGATCAGAGAGTTAG GCGTGAAGAATCTTTGCCAATATTCAAGAGAAGGCTCTTGGGTGGTTTGCTGGACTTTGCTGCCAGAGAACTGCAGGCTCAG ACTCAAGTTATTGCTGCTGCTGCCGCTGGGGTTGCAGCAGAAGGTTTGTCCCCAAAGGATGCTAAGGTAGAAGCAGAGAATGCTGCACAGCTTTCCGTGTTTTTGGTAGAGAATGCAATTGTCATTTTAATGCTTGTTGAAGATCATTTACGGTTACAAAGTAAACTTTCTTGTGCATCACACAAAGCCGAAGGCAAAGCATCTCCTCTTTCTCTTGCATCTCCCCCAAATACTCACTCAAATTCAACGGCATCAATTGGTAGAGAATCATTTGAAGCAGTGGATGATAGTGGATCTGGCAATTCTGGCGGACTCGCTCTGGAT GTCCTTGCTTCAATGGCTGATGCAAATGGGCAGATTTCTGCAACAGTTATGGAACGGCTtactgctgctgctgctgctgagCCTTATGATTCTGTTTCCTCTGCTTTTGTGTCATACGGGAGTTGTGCTATGGATATAGCTGAGGGTTGGAAATACAGGAGCCGGTTATGGTACGGTGTTGGCCTTCCTTCAAAATCAGCTTGCATTGGTGGTGGTGGCAGTGGCTGGGAGTCATGGAATGCTGCTTTGCAAAAAGATGCTAATGGAAACTGGATTGAACTTCCTCTAGTGAAGAAGTCTGTAAGCATGCTCCAAGCTTTATTGTTAGATGATTCTGGACTTGGTGGCGGTCTTGGTATTGGTGGTGGATCAGGTACTGGGATGGGAGGAATGGCAGCACTTTACCAGTTACTGGACAGTGACCAACCATTTTTATGCATGCTTCGCATGGTACTTCTTTCAATGAGGGAAGAAGATAATGGAGAAGACAGTATGCTCATGAGGAATGTAGGCATAGACGATGGAATGTCGGAAGGATTGTATCGCCAAGGAGGCAACATCATATCCTTAGATAACAGTGCTAGAATGGCAGTGAGAAAACCACGGTCAGCTTTGTTGTGGAG TGTGCTTTCTCCTATTCTGAACATGCCAATTTCTGATTCGAAGAGACAAAGAGTTTTGGTAGCATCTTGTGTTCTCTATTCTGAG GTATGGCATGCTGTTGGGAGGGACAGAAAGCCACTTCGTAAACAGTATCTTGAGGCCATTGTACCACCTTTTGTTGCTGTTTTGAGGCGGTGGCGACCACTTTTGGCAGGAATTCATGAACTTGCTACTGCCGATGGTTTGAATCCTCTTACTGTTGATGATCGTGCATTGGCTGCTGATGCATTGCCATTAGAG gcAGCTCTTGCAATGATCTCTCCAGCTTGGGCTGCTGCTTTTGCATCACCACCAGCTGCAATGGCATTGGCAATGATTGCTGCTGGCGCTAGTGGAGCAGAAACTCCGGCCCCCCCAACAACCACACAACTTAAACGTGACTCCTCAATGCTTGAGCGTAAAACAACTAAGTTTCAAACATTTTCAAGCTTTCAAAAACCTCTGGAGGTGCCTAACAAATCACCATCACTTCCAAAAGACAAGGCAGCTGCAAAAGCTGCTGCCTTAGCAGCTGCACGTGATCTTGAACGCAGTGCAAAGATTGGTTCTGGAAGAGGTCTCAGTGCCGTTGCAATGGCTACTTCTGCACAGCGGAGGAATGCTAGTGATATGGAGCGTGTGAAGAGATGGAATGCTTCTGAAGCCATGGGAGTTGCATGGATGGAATGTCTGCAACCAGTTGATACAAAATCTGTCTATGGGAAAGATTTTAATGCTTTGTCCTATAAATTTATTGCTGTCCTTGTTGCAAGTTTTGCTTTAGCAAGAAACATTCAGCGGTCGGAG ATTGATAGGCGCACACAAGTTGATTTAGTTGCACGACATCGGTTATTTACTGGGATTCGTGCATGGCGCAAACTTATCCATTGCTTAATAGAGATGAAATGTCTCTTTGGGCCATCCGGGGACCAAATTTCTAGTCAGGAACGT ATTTTCTGGAAGCTAGACTTTATGGAAAGTTCTTCGAGAATGAGACCATGTTTGAGAAGGAATTACATAGGGACTGATCATTTTGGTGCTGCTGCTAATTTTGAGGATCAAAGTGAGGTGAAAAACAATCAAGAGGATGTCATAAGCTCATCTAATGCTCCTATTCTGGCAGCAGAAGCAATCTCCACGGAATTAATGAATGAAGATGATGAACAGGCAGAAATTGATCATGTAGATAACAGATCCTATGAAAATGACCAAAGTGGGGAAGATCAGCCAAGGCTGTCTGACATATCTGAGCAACCCTTGCAGAAATCAGTGGAATCCATTGATTCTAAACTTGCCAGTGAGCAAGACTTGGTCCAAAGTTCATCAGCAGTTGCTCCTGGGTATGTTCCTAGTGAACTTGATGAGAGAATTGTGTTTGAACTTCCTTCATCTATGGTTCGGCCACTGAAGGTTATACGAGGAACCTTTCAA GTAAccactaagaaaataaattttatagttGATAACACTGAAAGCAACATAACCATGGATGGTTCGGAAGGCAACTCTGAAGTGAGAAATGACGAAAAGGACCGTAGTTGGTTGATGGCTTCTCTTCATCAAATGTATAGCCGAAG ATATCTCCTAAGAAGAAGTGCTCTTGAGCTGTTCATGGTTGACCGTTCTAccttcttctttgatttcggG AGTTCTGAGGGCCGAAGAAATGCCTACCGAGCTATCGTTCAAGCAAGACCTCCTCATTTGAACAACATTTATCTTGCAACTCAG AGACCTGAACAACTCCTGAAAAGAACTCAACTAATGGAGCGCTGGGCTAGGTGGGAG ATCAgcaattttgaatatttaatgcAGCTAAATACATTGGCTGGGCGTAGTTATAATGACATAACTCAG TATCCAGTATTTCCATGGATTCTTTCTGACAACAGTTCAAAGAGTTTGGATCTTTCTGATCCTTCAGCTTACCGGGATCTTTCAAAG CCTGTTGGGGCATTGAATCCAGATCGGCTGAAGAAATTCCAAGAGAGATATGCTAGCTTCGATGATCCAGTTATCCCCAAGTTCCATTATGGCTCACATTATTCAAGTGCTGGAACT GTGTTGTATTATCTTGTTAGAGTTGAGCCATTTACAACTCTTTCAATTCAGCTGCAAGGTGGAAAATTTGATCATGCAGACCGGATGTTTTCAGATGTTGCTGCTACTTGGAACGGAGTTCTTGAGGACATGAGTGATGTGAAGGAATTG GTTCCTGAGCTGTTCTACCTTCCTGAGATGTTAACCAATGAAAATTCAATTGACTTCGGAACAACACAATTAGGAGGAAAGCTTG GTTCTGTCAAACTCCCACCATGGGCTCAAAACCCGGTTGATTTCATTCATAAACATCGGATGGCTCTTGAGAGTGAGCATGTGTCTGCGCATTTGCATGAATGGATTGACCTCATATTTGG GTATAAGCAACGAGGCAAAGAAGCTATATTGGCAAATAATATGTTCTTTTACATTACTTATGAAGGGACAGTTGATATTGATAAGATCTCTGATCCA gtaCAACAGCGTGCTACACAAGACCAGATTGCTTATTTTGGACAAACTCCATCCCAACTTCTTACCGTCCCTCACATGAAGAAGATGCCACTTTCAGAGGTTCTTCATTTGCAG ACAATCTTTCGGAATCCAAGAGAAATCAAACCATATGCTGTCCCAGGCCCTGAACGCTGCAATTTGCCAGCAGCAGCTATTCATGCGTCTTCAGATGCTATCATAATAGTTGACACAAATGCGCCAGCAGCTCATATTGCACAGCACAAGTGGCAGCCAAACACTCCCGATGGCCAGGGAAcaccatttttatttcaacatGGAAAGTCAATAACAAGCTCTGCTGGTGGAGCACTTATAAGAATGTTCAAAGGGCCAGCTGGCCCTGGTACTGATGAGTGGCAGTTTCCCCAGGCACTAGCATTTGCTTCTTCTGGGATCAGAAGCTCATCTATTGTTTCCATCACAAGTGATAAAGAAATTATCACAG GTGGACATGCGGATAACAGTATCAAGCTACTGTCATCTGATGGAGCAAAGACACTTGAAACGGCTTTTGGACACTGTGCTCCTGTCACTTGCCTTGCTCTATCATCAGATAGCAACTATCTTGTGACAGGATCCCGGGACACTACTGTATTACTATGGAGGATTCATAGGGCATTCACATCCCGCTCAAGCAGCACATCAGAACCAACTGCTGGCACTGGCACACCAACCTCAACTAGTAGTGGTACTTTAGCTAACATCTTGGCAGACAAAAGCAGGAAGCGACGCATAGAAGGTCCCATACATGTGCTTCGGGGTCACCACAG